Proteins encoded together in one Triticum dicoccoides isolate Atlit2015 ecotype Zavitan chromosome 7B, WEW_v2.0, whole genome shotgun sequence window:
- the LOC119337909 gene encoding membrane-anchored ubiquitin-fold protein 3-like: protein MAGGKEPIEVKFRLFDGTDIGPNKYDPATTVTALKEFVLARWPQDKDIIPKTLNDVKLINAGRILENNKTLAESRVPVGEVPGGVITMHVVVRPPQSDKSDKHLSNSPKQNRCGCTIL, encoded by the exons ATGGCCGGCGGGAAAGAGCCGATCGAGGTGAAGTTCCGCCTGTTCGACGGCACGGACATCGGGCCCAACAAGTACGACCCCGCCACCACCGTCACGGCGCTCAAGGAGTTCGTCCTCGCTCGGTGGCCGCAGG ACAAAGACATTATTCCAAAAACTCTCAATGACGTGAAGCTCATCAATGCTGGAAGGATACTTGAGAATAACAAAACTCTTGCTGAGTCTCGAGTCCCAGTAGGGGAAGTTCCAGGAGGTGTGATCACGATGCATGTTGTTGTACGCCCTCCCCAAAGTGACAAAAGTG ATAAGCACCTCTCGAATTCTCCCAAGCAGAACAGATGTGGGTGCACGATATTGTGA